A genomic stretch from Nocardia wallacei includes:
- a CDS encoding DNA polymerase IV: protein MPRWLLHVDLDQFQAAVEFRRHPELRGRPVIVGGNGDPEEPRKVVTCASYPARAFGVRAGMALRAAARKCPEGVFLPLDMATYEEASEEVMALLRTFPGRVEVLGWDEAFLAADVDDPERLAADIRAAVATLDLTCSIGIGDNKLRAKLATGFAKSVGKGDPGEGVSAGSPTGVFRLTADNWTELMAHRPTSALWGIGARIAKRLADSGIETVAQLAAADRAVLAAEFGPSTGPYLWLLGHGAGDTEVVTEPRIPMGRSRSETFPRDLTDRAEIGAQVGRLAAEVAAEMAAAGRVTRRVGVTVRSNTFYTRTKQRKLPAPTTDVDEIVRAALQVLDRFELDRPVRLLGVRLELVPR from the coding sequence ATGCCGCGATGGCTGCTGCACGTGGACCTCGACCAGTTCCAGGCCGCGGTGGAATTCCGCCGCCACCCGGAGCTGCGCGGGCGGCCGGTCATCGTGGGTGGCAACGGCGATCCCGAGGAACCGCGCAAGGTGGTGACCTGCGCGTCCTATCCCGCGCGGGCATTCGGGGTGCGGGCCGGGATGGCGCTGCGTGCGGCGGCGCGCAAATGCCCCGAGGGCGTGTTCCTGCCATTGGACATGGCCACCTACGAGGAGGCGTCGGAGGAGGTCATGGCGCTGCTGCGGACCTTCCCCGGGCGCGTCGAGGTGCTCGGCTGGGACGAGGCGTTCCTCGCCGCCGACGTCGACGATCCGGAGCGGCTGGCCGCCGATATTCGCGCCGCGGTGGCGACACTGGACCTGACCTGCTCGATCGGCATCGGCGACAACAAGCTTCGGGCCAAGCTCGCCACCGGCTTCGCCAAGTCGGTCGGCAAGGGCGATCCGGGGGAAGGCGTATCCGCCGGATCGCCCACGGGGGTCTTCCGGCTCACCGCCGACAACTGGACCGAGCTGATGGCGCATCGCCCGACCAGCGCGCTCTGGGGCATCGGCGCCCGCATCGCGAAGCGGCTGGCCGACTCGGGCATCGAGACGGTGGCGCAACTGGCGGCCGCCGATCGCGCGGTGCTGGCCGCCGAGTTCGGGCCGTCCACCGGGCCGTATCTGTGGCTGCTCGGCCACGGCGCCGGTGACACCGAGGTGGTGACCGAGCCGCGAATCCCGATGGGCCGCAGCAGGTCGGAGACCTTCCCGCGGGATCTCACCGATCGCGCCGAGATCGGCGCCCAGGTCGGGCGGCTCGCCGCCGAGGTCGCGGCGGAGATGGCCGCCGCGGGGCGCGTCACCCGGCGCGTCGGGGTCACGGTGCGCAGCAACACCTTCTACACCCGCACCAAACAGCGCAAGCTGCCCGCGCCCACCACCGATGTCGACGAAATCGTGCGGGCCGCACTGCAGGTGCTGGACCGCTTCGAACTCGATCGCCCGGTCCGGTTGCTCGGGGTCCGCCTCGAACTGGTCCCGCGGTGA
- a CDS encoding TetR/AcrR family transcriptional regulator encodes MKIRDRLLLAAERQFAENGALDATLTQIRDAAGASVGALYHHFPDKSELYRQVWAHALADYQRHFWEAVGDSADARAGITAGVVEHLRWVTENQYRAKVLTSARPPGVRDSDSNREFLRNVARWWRTHANYGVVRALEFDLLYALWLGPAQEYSRHWLGGEIRTAPAEVAPELARAAWQALRAPRPDDESGADR; translated from the coding sequence GTGAAGATTCGAGATCGGTTGCTGTTGGCGGCCGAGCGGCAGTTCGCCGAGAACGGCGCGCTCGACGCCACGCTCACGCAGATCCGCGACGCGGCCGGCGCCAGCGTGGGGGCGCTGTACCACCACTTCCCGGACAAGTCGGAGCTGTATCGGCAGGTGTGGGCGCACGCCCTGGCCGACTACCAGCGCCACTTCTGGGAGGCGGTCGGCGACAGCGCCGACGCCCGCGCCGGGATCACCGCCGGAGTGGTCGAGCATCTGCGCTGGGTCACGGAGAACCAGTACCGCGCCAAGGTGCTGACCTCGGCCCGGCCGCCGGGCGTGCGCGACAGCGACAGCAATCGCGAGTTCCTGCGCAATGTGGCCCGCTGGTGGCGCACCCACGCCAACTACGGCGTGGTGCGCGCACTCGAATTCGACCTGCTCTACGCGCTGTGGCTGGGCCCGGCGCAGGAGTACTCCCGGCACTGGCTGGGTGGCGAGATCCGCACGGCCCCCGCCGAAGTCGCGCCCGAGCTGGCCCGCGCGGCCTGGCAGGCGCTGCGCGCACCCCGACCCGACGACGAATCCGGAGCCGACCGATGA